The Mercenaria mercenaria strain notata chromosome 8, MADL_Memer_1, whole genome shotgun sequence genome has a segment encoding these proteins:
- the LOC123522850 gene encoding uncharacterized protein LOC123522850 encodes MSDPEEITIVVHSAKGIKGKKPGRHKFSVIFGLGGTKFRTAVVKDPDGNPDWNEETVVHVSNVLDQVFFIITEKDDILGQISIPVTSLKALKGQAKHMPLQPHKKCPSPQGELVYQCYVSKYRPPGDHLPIIKGVTQTPQDVQPRSAFQRLRKRMASPVTQRRNKKDDKKDTKSGSLANFNKKFSRSIQDLFSFSKFSASESINVDDNDSISSKSSQKKDKNKRRFSLSFLSVSNDLDKAGDDPLITSCTPNSGPIDQPTRLAIEGRNLGVGKSDILSLKIAGCDCTDTIEFESSSRIYCTTHFWKVCKGAVIIDTISGGIGTLKDGFCFYEELDANENSSTNPFENDMDEKKDQLGSGQNEQIDFSIGGKEIKSGSNTVPRIRNSAIVATSTPNRSPAASTPVSQGRYQKKHTKSASETKALAVSQPPVEHVSKEELQSKIVQLEEENAALKKDNTEMKSYIDKLVAKCMLHCPEALAQEDDEKTKLFVL; translated from the exons ATGTCAGACCCTGAAGAGATTACCATTGTTG ttcacaGTGCCAAAGGCATTAAAGGGAAGAAACCAG GACGGCACAAGTTTTCTGTGATATTTGGTCTTGGTGGAACAAAGTTCCGCACAGCAGTGGTGAAAGATCCAGATGGTAATCCAGACTGGAATGAAGAAACAGTTGT gcatgtttcaaatgttttagATCAAGTGTTCTTCATTATAACGGAAAAAGATGATATTTTAGGACAAATCAGTATTCCAGTGACTTCTCTTAAAGCATTAAAGGGCCAGGCAAAACATATGCCACTACAACCCCACAAGAAGTGCCCTTCTCCTCAAGGAGAACTTGTCTATCAGTGCTATGTTTCTAAATATAGACCACCAGGCGATCATCTGCCAATTATTAAGGGTGTCACTCAGACGCCTCAGGATGTTCAACCTCGGTCAGCATTCCAGCGCTTGCGGAAACGTATGGCATCACCTGTAACTCAGAGGCGCAACAAGAAAGACgataaaaaagatacaaaatcTGGATCTTTAGCAAATTTTAACAAGAAGTTTTCACGATCTATACAAGATCTTTTCTCATTTAGTAAATTCAGTGCCAGTGAATCCATTAACGTTGACGACAACGACTCAATTAGTAGTAAGTCGAGTCAGAAGAAAGATAAAAATAAGCGAAGATTCAGCTTGAGTTTTCTCAGTGTGAGTAACGATTTAGACAAAGCGGGCGATGACCCACTGATAACTAGTTGTACTCCGAATTCAGGTCCCATTGATCAACCAACTAGACTAGCGATCGAAGGAAGAAATTTAGGGGTCGGAAAGTCGGATATTTTATCGCTAAAAATAGCAGGTTGTGATTGTACagacacaatagaatttgaatcgTCGAGCAGGATTTACTGTACGACTCATTTCTGGAAAGTGTGTAAAGGAGCAGTGATAATTGATACAATATCAGGTGGAATAGGAACATTAAAAGATGGATTTTGTTTTTACGAAGAACTTGATGCGAATGAAAACTCAAGTACAAATCCATTTGAAAATGACATGGATGAAAAGAAGGATCAGTTGGGTTCTGGTCAAAATGAACAGATAGACTTCTCTATAGGGGGAAAAGAGATCAAG TCTGGATCAAATACTGTACCTAGAATCAGAAACTCCGCCATTGTTGCCACTAGCACTCCCAATCGTTCCCCAGCTGCTTCGACACCCGTATCTCAAGGTCGCTACCAAAAGAAGCATACTAAAAGTGCAAGTGAGACAAAGGCGTTAGCTGTCAGTCAACCACCTGTTGAAC ATGTGTCAAAGGAAGAACTACAGTCAAAGATAGTCCagcttgaagaagaaaatg CAGCATTAAAGAAGGATAATACAGAAATGAAGTCATACATTGATAAACTTGTTGCAAAGTGCATGTTACACTGTCCAGAGGCCCTTGCACAGGAGGAcgatgaaaaaacaaaattgtttgtgCTCTGA